The nucleotide window TGGGAAACCAGTTTTAGCAGCTGTTTGTCGTCCTTGGAAAAATTTTCTGTACGGGTTTTCCTCCGTTGAGACTATGGTGTAACAGGAACCATTTTTCTTGACCATTTTCCCCAGTTTTTTCCTCGCCCACTTCAGACAACGGGAAATCGGGTGCAGCACTTGGTTGCAGTATTCTAGCTTCGCTATTTTTCGAAGTCATCATCCAAACACGAGTTAGGATTTCTCAGCTTCAAATTGTCACCGACCGAATGCTGCTCTTCGGATAAAAAGTTCCCGCCGAGAAAGAAGGGGGGGAAATGTTcgtaaaagaaaattgatggTTTCTTTCTGAAACTGCGGCTTATCGGCCCACATATTTCCGATTTTCCGTTGTTCGCAGATTCTTGTTGTCAACTGTTTTGAAGAAGAATCAGCTTGCTGCCGCGGATTCAATTTCTAATCCGGAGATCTccattttcgtttttttttttttcttttttcctgatttttttttccctcccctCTTCGATCCGGTTATGAACATCCAAGGGCGAACTCTTCTTCTTCGATTTCAACCCTTCAGAAACCCTAAATCGAGAAAATTGCTCCGTACAGTTTCAGAGAACAAAAAACCTTAGACATTGGACTATAATCTATAATCCCTTTCTGTCCCTTGCCCGCGGGGGATGCTTACCGGAGACCCGTTTCTGTAGGGTTTTCGGAAAAGCGCCGTCGCCATGAACCGGAAGGTCTTCCAACATCGGCACTCATGGTTCTTCTGCTTTCGGAGGCCTGCAGTCTCGCTCTTCTGCCTCGCGCTCGGCGTCTTCGGCATCGCTTTCGGTGCGATAGGCGTTTTCCGGCCGATTTCCGGCTACAGGTGCAGGGAGTTCGATGTCAGGACTGTCTCGGTGTCTCTGACGACCTCCGGCAACGTCGTTGCTGATCGTGATTCCGGTGGGCAGGTGGTTGGAGGGACGGAAAGGCGGAAAGTTATGGGGTTCGTCGGGATCCAGACGGGGTTCGCGTCGGCTGGGAGGCGGAGATCCTTAAGGAAGACGTGGATGCCGGCCGATCGCGAGGGCCTAAAACGGTAAACTGATATCATTGATCGTGTTGTCAATCTTTTCCTCTCTATTTTATGAGTCGGTTCGAGttattcttcattttccttttttggccTGATGGAGAACAATCTAGAAATAGACgtatcaaataaataaattgcgttgcagtttcttttttatccTGCTTGTTGTCTATGATTCGCATCCATTTGTTGGAAAATGGAACCAATCAGATGGTTCGTCCATCGCTATTGGAATTACTTTAGTTTTGGTACTTAAGTTTTATCCAGCGCGCATGATTTGCGTcactttccatttatatgtTTAGCCCTTTTCCTGATTCTTCTTTTCTAATTGCACGAATTTTCCTTGCAGTTTGGAAGAAGCAACAGGATTGACCTTCAGATTTGTGATTGGAAAAACTAGTGATCCAAGGAAAATGTCAGATCTTCGAAAGGAGATAGAAGAATATGACGACTTCATGCTTTTAGATATTGAGGAAGGGTACAACAATCTTCCACATAAAACGTAAGAAACCATTGATTTTGGCCTTTGTGGTTCTCCTACTCTATGCTCATCATGCGtctcttgtgtgtgtgtttcttgtTCCAGGTTGGCCTTCTTCACGTCTGCTTATGGACTGTATGACGCCGACTTCTATGTAAAAGCTGATGATGATATCTACTTAAGGCCAGGTAATTGGTCCTTGGCATCCAAATTTCGCCTTGTCACTTCTAAAATCtcacttcaaagttcaaactgtAGGTTATCTTTTTGGACCATTGAGGTGTTTACTCTCACTGGACCTATATTTTTCATCGACTTTTCTTCACACACACTTTTTTGGAGCAGAATGCGTCTTATCAAGTAGTTAATCGGAGCATATCCATTTTGTTATAATCTCATTCTAAAACTTTGATAATTTCAGATCGCCTGTCAGCCCTTTTGGCAAAGGAACGGTCTCATCCTTTAACTTACCTGGGATGCATGAAGCGAGGTTCAGTTTTCACTGATCCAAAACTCAAATGGTAGAATTTCTTCCTGTTTTGTCCAACATCTGTGCAGTTATTCCTTATTATGGTTGTCACTAGTGTATTTTTGGACACATATTTCTGTTAGAGCATTAAACTGTATCATCCGTATTCCAACTTGAAGTCTTTCTCGAGTCCTTGACTAAATGAAGTTTACGTGGAATGCGAGCAGGTATGAACCTTTATCGCATTTGCTTGGTTCAGAGTATTTTCTTCATGCTTACGGTCCTATATATGCTCTCTCTGCTAAGGTCGTCGCCAACTTGGTAGCTCTGCCAAACAATAGGTATGTACGTTCCAGACTCATTTACGTGCTCCTTGCAAGGTTGTATCTGCAGATAGATGAAACCTAGTATGCCTGTACTAGTTATTTTTCAGTTTGATTGTTCCTCGTCCAATGCGCCTGTTTTTGCTTTGTGTTTTACTTCTGAGAAGTCTGTCATTAAATTTTATGTGAGATTGGTGGTTGTGTTGTccattttgaaatatgaagTCGGCAGGGGGTGGTTTGGGTTGTTTTGTTTGGGGGGTGTTGGTTGTGGGTGTGTGGGGGGCTAAGGTGTGGTTGGTGGGAGTATAAGTTTTAGATAATGGCAGATATGGAAACCGAGGACATCTATAGATCAGTTAATAAATGGAACTTGAAAATTGAAGCAGAAAATTAGATTCTTTTCTTAGATTTTGTCTTCGTGGAAGAAACTTGAGGGGGACCTCGACACCTCATTCTCTT belongs to Nymphaea colorata isolate Beijing-Zhang1983 chromosome 13, ASM883128v2, whole genome shotgun sequence and includes:
- the LOC116266784 gene encoding probable beta-1,3-galactosyltransferase 14, with product MNRKVFQHRHSWFFCFRRPAVSLFCLALGVFGIAFGAIGVFRPISGYRCREFDVRTVSVSLTTSGNVVADRDSGGQVVGGTERRKVMGFVGIQTGFASAGRRRSLRKTWMPADREGLKRLEEATGLTFRFVIGKTSDPRKMSDLRKEIEEYDDFMLLDIEEGYNNLPHKTLAFFTSAYGLYDADFYVKADDDIYLRPDRLSALLAKERSHPLTYLGCMKRGSVFTDPKLKWYEPLSHLLGSEYFLHAYGPIYALSAKVVANLVALPNNSLRMFSNEDVTVGAWMLAMNVNHEHNMALCQTTCSSSSIAVWDLPKCSGLCSPEEQLLALHQMDICSGAQTAR